The genome window TGAACACATTGGCGGTTGGTGACACGGTTCCCGATCTGGATATCCGGATTAAAGATGTGGTCAGCAACCGGATCGCCTATCTTGGAAATGAATTTCCGATCCGTGCCGAAATCGCTGCGAATGGCCTGGCCGGAAAATCCACAACGATCACATTGAAGCAGAACGGACGCACGGTTGCTAGCCAGCAGGTTATGGTGGACCGTCCTTCATTCTTCAAAGCATTTGATTTCAAGGCGTCGTCAACCCAGAAAGGTGTGCAGCATTACACATTGGAATTGGGCGGAATAGCCGGTGAAACTTCACCGAGGAACAACAAAAAAGATATTTATATAGACATTATAGACGGCCGGCAAAAAATTCTGCTGATGGCTTTGGCGCCGCATCCTGACATTAAGAGCATTCGCAGCCTGGTAGAAGCCAATGATAATTATGAGCTGGACGTGAAGATTTTGTCCATTTCAAATACACCCGTTGCAACTGCCAAGCCGTATGATTTGATCATTTTACATCAGATTCCTAATGTGCTCGGGCTTGGTAATGCGCAGGTCCGTAATTTCATAGAATCCAAAACGCCGCTTTTCTTTATTCTGGGCAACCAGTCCGCGGTGCCGCTCGCCAATTCATTGAACCGTTCTTTGATCATCAATACGTCCAATAATCAGATCGATAAGGTTACGGCACGCTTTAATCCGGCTTTTCAGCAATTGAATTTTGATCCTGAACAACTCAAATTATTAGAGCGCCTTCCGCCATTATCCGTTCCTTTCGGTGATTACAATATCTCCTCAGGCACAGAAACCATTTTATTTCAAAAAGTAGGAACATTAAACACCAGCAAGCCGCTGTTGGTTTTGAATACAAATGGTGGGCAAAAAACAGCGGTTCTGGCAGGAGAGGGGATATGGCAATGGCGGCAGGAAGAGTTTGCGCAGACGAATAAGCAGGAAGTCGTGGATAACTTGTTTCAGAAACTGATCCAGGTGCTTTCGGTAAGAGAGGATAAGCGGAAATTTCGCGTTTACCCTGTTCGCAACGAATTTGAAGCTGGCGAGCAGGTCACTTTTCAAACTGAGATATACAACGATATCTACGAGCAGATTTACGGACAGGAAGTGAAGCTGGATATCACAAATGAAAAAGGCGTCACCAGGCAATTTACCTACACACATTCCAAAGAAAATCCGCGTTTCAATGTAAGCGGGCTGTCAGACGGTGTTTACCGATTTTCGGCTTCAACATCGCTGCGTTCCGGGCAGGAGAAAGTGGCCGGGCAGTTTGTGATCAGCAATGCGGATCTTGAATTGAACAATACGACGGCTGATTTCGGGATGTTGCGCGAACTTGCCAACCGCTCGGGCGGAACTTTCACTACGCCCGCAACTTTCAGTGATTTTATTTCAAAACTCAAAGAAAACCGCCCTTCTGACCGGCTCGACAGCAGCGAAGAAATGGTCGAGATCATTTATATGAAGTGGTTGTTCTTCCTACTGGTCCTGCTTCTCGGCGCAGAATGGGGCCTAAGAAAATACCATGGCGGATATTAACAGGCGTTTTTTATCATGTTTCTTGCTGCTAATCCTGGCTATCTGCCTCTCTCCTTCAGTATCTGCCCAAACGGATTCGTTACAAAAAGGGAATTGGCAAACCGATTCTTCGCGGATTGATACATTAAAAATCGTTGCGAAAGATTCGGTTCCGGCGGATGTGAGACCAAATTACCGGATGTTACGTGGCATTTTTGCAGCGCAGTCGGCACTGTATCTCGGAACGATTTACGGCCTGAGCAAATCCTGGTATAAAAACCCATTGACCAAGTTCACATTTAAGGACGACACGGGCGAGTGGCTCCAAATGGACAAAATGGGGCACGTTTACACATCATATCAGATTGCGCGGCACACCGCAGAGTTGTATAGGAAAACAGGAATTTCAAAACGTCAAATGTTGGTCTACGGCGCCATCTCAGGTATTTATTTTTCCAAACGCCGATTGAAATTCTGGATGGCTTCTCGCCTGATTACGGCTTCTCTCCCGGTGACATGGTCGGTAACATTGCAGGGTCAGTTATTTATTTAGGCCAAATCGCACTTTGGGATGAAGTGCGCATTCAGCCGAAATTTTCTTTTCATTATACTTCCCTGGCGCGCGTCCGTCCGGAATTGCTGGGAAGCACCCGTTCTGAAAGCTGGCTGAAAGACTATAATGGTCAGACTTACTGGTTTTCGGGAAGCCCTGGAACATTCTTCAAAAATAGCGGCTGGCCTGCCTGGCTTTGTCTTTCAATTGGTTATGGAATCCATGATATGGTTTCGGCTGAAAAAGAGAAGAGTATCGAGCGGGGTTATCGCCCTTACCGGCAATATTATTTGTCCCTCGACATTGATCTTACAAAAATTAAAACAAAAAGTAAGTTTGTGCGCACGATCGGTTTTTTTGCTAATTCGATCAAAATCCCGGCGCCCGCATTGCAATTCAGCAAAAAAGGCATTGATTTTAAACCGTTTTACTTTTAGCAATTGTTGCTAAAGGATATGGCCTTACGGGCCGTCATTGAGTTCAATCAGATTAAGTATGAATATTGGAGATAAAGTAAGGCTTGTGCATGGACGGGAAGAAGGTGTGATTTACGCTTTTTTGCCCGGAAACATTGTGGAAATAGAAATTGAGGATGGCTTCCGGATTCCTGTGCTGCGCAACGAGATCGTGACTATTTCACCCATTGAAAGCCAGCGACTTGTCAAAGAACCAGATTCAAAAAAGATCAAATCGCAGAGTGATGTTATTGTGCCCAGAAATGCGCCGTTTGCGGAAAAAGGAATTTTCCTGGCTTTCGTTGCCGTAAATGACAGGGCGGTGACGATGCATCTGATCAATAACTCCGATTGGGTGTTGCCTTTTACGGCTGTTGCTGTTAATGAGCAGGTTAGTACAGGGTTAGCGGGTGGTGTTTTGCAGCCGCGGACTGCGCAAAAATTGTCGGAGCTGATTATGAAGGACTTCGAAATCTGGCCCGTGTTCGAGTTTAAAATACTCTATTACAGGGAAGGTAACCATGCTTTGCCGCAGGCTTTAACCAAAAGGATTAAATGCAGGGCGCAATCATTTTACAAAAATAAAGGCAAGGCGCCTGTGTTAGGAAAGGATGCGTTTGTATACCAGATCGATGAGGAAAATTTGAAAACTGAAATACATGCAAGTCCTGAAAATCTTTCCAACGATTTGAAAACGAGCCTGATGGGAGGAGGTAAGGTGGAAACGCCCGTGCTGGAAAAGCCTGAGCAGGTTGTGGATCTGCATATTGAAAAGCTGACCAAGCATGTAGGCTCTCTTTCGAATGACTCTATCCTTAAAACGCAGCTGGCCGCGTTCGAAAGCAATCTTGAATCAGCGATTGCAAACGGAATGGAAGAAATCACATTCATTCATGGCGCCGGAAGCGGGGTTTTAAGGACCGAATTACACAGGAGACTCGGCAAAAATCAGCATGTTAATTATTTTAAAGACGCTCAAAAAGAAAAATTCGGATACGGTGCAACCCTCGTCAAAATTAAATAAGTGGCTCACTAATTGCCTGAATGTATTGTTGATCATGGCATTTGCGCTCAGCATTTGGCAATGCCGTTCTAAAAGCACCTCCCCGAAAGCGCCCATGGAAGAATATAAGTACTCCGTTGATGAGATCCAGAATGAAAAGCACCTCTCGGTGCTGAATGTTCCGGTAGAAATCCCGATTGCCGAGATTGAAAATCAGATCAATGCGAAAATAAAAGGACTCATTTATGAGGATAACAGCTATGAGGATGAGGATAATGACAATCTGAAAGCGAAGGTTTGGAAAATAAGTCCTATAAAGGTGGTTGCAATTGATTCTTCATTTTTGTTTGAAGTCCCTCTTAAAATATGGGTAAGCGCCGGTTATAAAATCAGTCCTCTGGGCATCACTATGTCGGGCTATAAGGATACTGAATTTTCCATACGCATTCGGCTGATCTCGAAGTTGGGGATTTCACCTAACTGGGCGATCAAATCGGAAACATATGTGGATAGCTACGATTGGATAAGCGACCCGAATGTAAAAGTTGCCGGCATTAACATTCCGATCAAGAGCATGGCGAGCAGGCTTTTGAATAAAAATTTTGAAAAAATAACACAGGCAATTGACGAACAGGTTGCCAGCAACATTGAGCTCAAAAAGAATGCAGAACTCGCCTGGAACATTGCCAGGCAGCCCGTTTTGCTGTCGAAGGAATTTGATACATGGCTGGCTATCGTGCCGACAGGCGTTGTTATGACGCCTTTGTTGGCCAGGAATGGTATTCTTCGCTCGGTTATCGGTATTAAAGGTTACACGCAAACGATTACGTCGGCGACCAAGCCTGCTATTCCTGCGGTTTTGAGGTTACCGAATTTGCAGATAGTCAATAAGGTCTCAGAGGATTTTAAAGTCGGACTTATCAGTGTCGTGTCTTATAAAGAAGCTGCGAGACTGGCAACGGCGAAGTTTGCGGGCGAAAAATTTTCTTTCCTGGCCGGGCAGTACAATGTAGAAGTCACTTCGATTGATATGTATGGTCAGAATGAAAAGCTGGTGATCAAGGCAGGACTGAAAGGCAGTATCAATGGTGATATTTACCTGAAAGGCGTGCCGCATTATGATCCTGTAAGCCAGCAATTGTCATTGAAAGGCCTTGATTATGATTTGGATACGAAAAACTCGATTGTTAAGACGGCGGGTTGGCTGTTACAAGGCCAGTTTAGCAGGATGATGGAGAAAAAGATGGTGTTTCCGGTGGGCGGACAGATCAGCGATGCGAAAAAAACAATTCAAAAGGCGCTGTCCAATTTAAAAGTAACCGAGGGTGTCATTTTGAAAGGCAGCTTAACGGATATTACACCTGACAAGGTTTATTTAACACCGGAACACCTTTACGCTGTTGTATTTGCGAACGGAAATGTTAATTTGAAGGTCAATGGATTAAAGGGAATTTGACACAAAAATTCTGCAAAAATCCGCGTCATTATCATAATTTTTTACTTTTAATAGTATATTGACTGCTGATCGAAAGAAAGTATTTCTTAGCTTTGTGGTCAGAGGAAAGGAATAAGCTGACCTACCGCTGCGGTTTCGGCCGGAGAGGAAAGTCCGGGCAGCAGAGAGCACCGTACTTCCTAACAGGAAGGCAGCAGGCCGGAGACGGAATGCTGACAGCAAGTGCCACAGAAATTATACCGCCCTGGCATGTTTTTTATGTGACAAGGTAAGGGTGAAATGGTGGAGTAAGAGACCACCGCTCTTTGGGTGACCAAAGGGGCACGGTAAACCTTACGGGCTGAAAGGTCAAATAGGTGTCAATCCGTGGGGCTGCTCGTCCCCGTCTTTCGGGACATTGACACGGGTAGATCGTTAGAGGTTCCGGGTGACCGGAATCCTGGATAAATGGTAGGAGCTTGATGCTGGTTCGCCAGCTTAGAGTAACAGAATCCGGCTTACAGGCTTATTTTTTTTCTTATATTGAGTTAATTAATTAGTGAATATTTGAATCACATAACTGGTGTTTCCCATGAAGAGAAAGAATCTTTACGTTGCTTTTATTTGTTTTTCCCTGCTGAGTTTGAATACGTTTGCCCAAAACCGGACGTACGAAGGGCCCAATAAGATGAACACCTGGTCCATCACAGGTTACGGGGGGATAACCAAGTTCTTCGGTGACATCAAAGAGTACGATTTCAAAAGGAGTAATAATGAGAAATTGACAGGAGGCTGGGGCCTTTCTATTAATAAGCAGTTATCTCCGCTTTTTGGGGTTCAGATCGTTGGTTACAATGGCCAGCTGCAAGGCTCAAAACAAGGTCACATGAGCCGCATCACAGGCGATTCTTACGATGTGGTCTTCAACAGCCCTTCTTTCGTTCAAGTAACAATCGACGGAACGCTTAATGTTAACAGGCTGCTTTTCGGTTACAAGAAATTGAGAAGATGGAAAGTTGACGCGCATTTGGGAGCTGGAATTATCTACTACCACACTGATTTGACTGCTACCAACACAAATCCACGAAGTGAATTCTTCGGAAACACTTACGAAGTATCGACAAATACAGACGCTAGTTCAAAAACAGCCGGTAAATGGGAACGCAACGGTTCTACATATACAAGAGAATGGGTTGTACCTGCCGGACTAGCCGTACATTATGAACTAACCCCAAGATTTGACCTAGGCCTAGACTTTACTTACAATTACGTAAATACTGAGAAACTGGATGCAACCGTAGGCGGTTTGAGCGATTACCGTACTCAAACTGGAATCTGGACGTTTGCAAAAGACGATTCTAAAAATGACGGATGGGGAATGGCTTCGATCGCATTGACTTACAAACTTGGTAAGAATGCAGTAATGGCGAAAAAAGGCAAATATGATGCTGGAAGCGGTCGTTACCACTTGCGTTGGGCAAATCCACAGTCTTTAATCCCTGTTCCTTACAATCCGACAATGGAAGATGCAGATTCAATCGCAAAAGCAAACATGCCTAAGCCGGTTGATCCACGTCTTTACACAGATTCAGATGGTGACGGTGTAGCCGATCTGTTCGACAAAGAGCCAAACACACCAATTGGAAGCATCGTTTCAGGTGGTGGAGTTGCAATGGATCTGGACAAAATCATCAGAGACGCAATCAAAAACAACTTGCCGAAAGACGAGTGTGAGGCATTGTTCAGCAATATCGAATTCGATACTGACAAGGCGATCATCCGCAATCCTT of Dyadobacter chenhuakuii contains these proteins:
- a CDS encoding DUF4403 family protein — encoded protein: MEEYKYSVDEIQNEKHLSVLNVPVEIPIAEIENQINAKIKGLIYEDNSYEDEDNDNLKAKVWKISPIKVVAIDSSFLFEVPLKIWVSAGYKISPLGITMSGYKDTEFSIRIRLISKLGISPNWAIKSETYVDSYDWISDPNVKVAGINIPIKSMASRLLNKNFEKITQAIDEQVASNIELKKNAELAWNIARQPVLLSKEFDTWLAIVPTGVVMTPLLARNGILRSVIGIKGYTQTITSATKPAIPAVLRLPNLQIVNKVSEDFKVGLISVVSYKEAARLATAKFAGEKFSFLAGQYNVEVTSIDMYGQNEKLVIKAGLKGSINGDIYLKGVPHYDPVSQQLSLKGLDYDLDTKNSIVKTAGWLLQGQFSRMMEKKMVFPVGGQISDAKKTIQKALSNLKVTEGVILKGSLTDITPDKVYLTPEHLYAVVFANGNVNLKVNGLKGI
- a CDS encoding Smr/MutS family protein — translated: MNIGDKVRLVHGREEGVIYAFLPGNIVEIEIEDGFRIPVLRNEIVTISPIESQRLVKEPDSKKIKSQSDVIVPRNAPFAEKGIFLAFVAVNDRAVTMHLINNSDWVLPFTAVAVNEQVSTGLAGGVLQPRTAQKLSELIMKDFEIWPVFEFKILYYREGNHALPQALTKRIKCRAQSFYKNKGKAPVLGKDAFVYQIDEENLKTEIHASPENLSNDLKTSLMGGGKVETPVLEKPEQVVDLHIEKLTKHVGSLSNDSILKTQLAAFESNLESAIANGMEEITFIHGAGSGVLRTELHRRLGKNQHVNYFKDAQKEKFGYGATLVKIK
- a CDS encoding YfiM family protein — encoded protein: MADINRRFLSCFLLLILAICLSPSVSAQTDSLQKGNWQTDSSRIDTLKIVAKDSVPADVRPNYRMLRGIFAAQSALYLGTIYGLSKSWYKNPLTKFTFKDDTGEWLQMDKMGHVYTSYQIARHTAELYRKTGISKRQMLVYGAISGIYFSKRRLKFWMASRLITASLPVTWSVTLQGQLFI
- a CDS encoding VWA domain-containing protein gives rise to the protein MRSELIFQTPYWFIVFCLVAGAAYAFLLYQPTAPWGKKWNYVLASLRGLAVGMICFLLLGPLVRKTETSVDKAKIVFAIDNSESVKGPGTALMKQISGAVADLESSGFEVSVQTLEKDSRSPVPDSIRFDARKTDLSEMLQTVKTNFEGRNLTDVILLSDGVVNQGISPAYNRYPFKVNTLAVGDTVPDLDIRIKDVVSNRIAYLGNEFPIRAEIAANGLAGKSTTITLKQNGRTVASQQVMVDRPSFFKAFDFKASSTQKGVQHYTLELGGIAGETSPRNNKKDIYIDIIDGRQKILLMALAPHPDIKSIRSLVEANDNYELDVKILSISNTPVATAKPYDLIILHQIPNVLGLGNAQVRNFIESKTPLFFILGNQSAVPLANSLNRSLIINTSNNQIDKVTARFNPAFQQLNFDPEQLKLLERLPPLSVPFGDYNISSGTETILFQKVGTLNTSKPLLVLNTNGGQKTAVLAGEGIWQWRQEEFAQTNKQEVVDNLFQKLIQVLSVREDKRKFRVYPVRNEFEAGEQVTFQTEIYNDIYEQIYGQEVKLDITNEKGVTRQFTYTHSKENPRFNVSGLSDGVYRFSASTSLRSGQEKVAGQFVISNADLELNNTTADFGMLRELANRSGGTFTTPATFSDFISKLKENRPSDRLDSSEEMVEIIYMKWLFFLLVLLLGAEWGLRKYHGGY
- a CDS encoding OmpA family protein → MKRKNLYVAFICFSLLSLNTFAQNRTYEGPNKMNTWSITGYGGITKFFGDIKEYDFKRSNNEKLTGGWGLSINKQLSPLFGVQIVGYNGQLQGSKQGHMSRITGDSYDVVFNSPSFVQVTIDGTLNVNRLLFGYKKLRRWKVDAHLGAGIIYYHTDLTATNTNPRSEFFGNTYEVSTNTDASSKTAGKWERNGSTYTREWVVPAGLAVHYELTPRFDLGLDFTYNYVNTEKLDATVGGLSDYRTQTGIWTFAKDDSKNDGWGMASIALTYKLGKNAVMAKKGKYDAGSGRYHLRWANPQSLIPVPYNPTMEDADSIAKANMPKPVDPRLYTDSDGDGVADLFDKEPNTPIGSIVSGGGVAMDLDKIIRDAIKNNLPKDECEALFSNIEFDTDKAIIRNPSKETLSKVVELLNMRTNCRIVLVGHTDARASDAYNVSLSRRRVDAAKRFLIRAGITDPSRIIVEHYGEYRPIAENTTVEGLQSNRRVEIKILPNNTIRSTYPAGFRP